A single region of the Rickettsiales bacterium genome encodes:
- a CDS encoding IS1595 family transposase: HFNLFLKECEWRFNMGTPSDLLADLKKLLKEYY, encoded by the coding sequence GCATTTTAATCTGTTCTTGAAAGAATGTGAGTGGAGGTTTAATATGGGCACACCAAGTGACTTACTGGCAGACCTGAAAAAGTTGCTCAAAGAATATTATTAG